A genome region from Tursiops truncatus isolate mTurTru1 chromosome 15, mTurTru1.mat.Y, whole genome shotgun sequence includes the following:
- the TNFRSF12A gene encoding tumor necrosis factor receptor superfamily member 12A → MSPGPLRPLPRLFVLGLGLALLSAAAGERVPGTTPCSRGSSWSADLDKCMDCASCPTRPHSDFCLGCAAAPPASFRLLWPILGGALSLALVLGLLSGFLVWRRCRRREKFTTPIEETGGEGCPGVALIQ, encoded by the exons ATGTCTCCTGGCCCACTACGCCCGCTGCCGCGGCTCTTCGTGCTGGGGCTCGGGCTGGCGCTGCTGAGCGCCGCGGCCGGGGAGCGAGTGCCAG gcaccaCCCCCTGCTCTCGCGGCAGCTCCTGGAGCGCGGACCTAGACAAATGCATGGACTGCGCATCGTGCCCCACGCGACCGCACAGCGACTTCTGCCTGGGCT GCGCTGCGGCCCCTCCAGCCTCCTTCAGGCTGCTGTGGCCCATCCTTGGGGGTGCCCTGAGCCTGGCCCTCGTTCTGGGGCTGCTTTCCGGATTCCTGGTCTGGAGACGGTGCCGCAGGAGAGAAAAGTTTACCA CCCCCATCGAGGAGACCGGCGGGGAGGGCTGTCCTGGCGTGGCCCTGATCCAGTGA
- the CLDN6 gene encoding claudin-6, producing MASAGLQILGIVLTLLGWVNALVSCALPLWKVTAFIGNSIVVAQVVWEGLWMSCVVQSTGQMQCKVYDSLLALPQDLQAARALCVITLLVVLLGLLVYLAGAKCTTCVEDKDSKARLVLISGIIFVISGVLTLIPVCWTAHTIIQDFYNPLVAEAQKRELGASLYLGWAASGLLLLGGGLLCCTCPSGGSRGSSHYMARYSASAPHTASRGPSEYPTKNYV from the coding sequence ATGGCCTCTGCTGGTCTGCAAATCCTGGGGATCGTCCTGACACTGCTTGGCTGGGTGAATGCCCTGGTGTCCTGTGCCCTGCCCCTGTGGAAGGTGACCGCCTTCATCGGCAACAGCATTGTGGTGGCCCAGGTGGTGTGGGAGGGGCTGTGGATGTCCTGCGTGGTGCAGAGCACTGGCCAGATGCAGTGCAAGGTGTACGACTCGCTGCTGGCGCTGCCCCAGGACCTGCAGGCTGCCCGAGCCCTCTGTGTCATCACTCTCCTAGTGGTCCTGCTCGGCCTGCTGGTCTACCTCGCAGGGGCCAAGTGCACCACCTGTGTGGAGGACAAGGACTCCAAGGCCCGTCTGGTGCTCATCTCTGGGATCATCTTTGTCATCTCAGGAGTCCTGACCCTGATCCCCGTGTGCTGGACTGCCCACACCATCATCCAGGACTTCTACAACCCCCTGGTGGCCGAGGCCCAAAAGCGGGAGCTGGGAGCCTCCCTCTACCTGGGCTGGGCAGCTTCTGGCCTTTTGTTGCTGGGTGGGGGGCTACTGTGCTGCACCTGCCCCTCTGGGGGGTCCCGGGGCTCTAGCCATTATATGGCCCGATACTCGGCCTCAGCCCCACATACTGCCTCTCGGGGTCCCTCTGAGTACCCCACTAAGAATTACGTCTAA